The following are encoded in a window of Penaeus monodon isolate SGIC_2016 chromosome 9, NSTDA_Pmon_1, whole genome shotgun sequence genomic DNA:
- the LOC119576678 gene encoding dihydroorotate dehydrogenase (quinone), mitochondrial-like yields the protein MDNLIVVNLVFKTPIGLAAGFDKHGEAVEGLFRMGFSFVEVGSVTPLPQQGNPKPRVFRLRDDKAVINRYCWISLEKPLMIWPFLKRSCSIPRPDLQETPGVRKLKFPKVAPLCGLLLKIQASRLRPFSDIMGPSLRH from the exons ATGGACAACCTCAT AGTGGTGAATTTAGTGTTCAAAACCCccattggcctggcagcaggattCGACAAGCATGGAGAGGCTGTGGAAGGCTTGTTCCGCATGGGATTCAGCTTTGTGGAGGTGGGCTCTGTAACCCCCTTGCCCCAACAAGGCAACCCAAAACCTCGAGTGTTTCGACTCAGGGATGATAAGGCAGTCATAAACAG GTACTGTTGG ATCTCCCTTGAAAAGCCTCTTATGATATGGCCTTTCTTGAAAAGGTCATGCAGTATTCCAAGGCCAGACTTACAAG AAACCCCTGGAGTCAGAAAACTAAAATTTCCAAAAGTGGCCCCTCTTTGTGGTCTTTTATTGAAGATACAGGCCTCCCGATTGAGGCCATTTTCTGATATAATGGGCCCTAGTTTGAGGCACTAG
- the LOC119576548 gene encoding dihydroorotate dehydrogenase (quinone), mitochondrial-like, with amino-acid sequence MLQTLLLRSRAAAFAKSLRTPILKKKVSDVIKLSVGGTVVFVGISLYFKNEKFYDTWVMPIFHSVDPETAHNLAVMAAKYNLVPEAKLKKSKLLEPPPPAAIPAVNSSQGATGGV; translated from the exons ATGTTGCAAACACTCCTCCTCAGAAGCAGGGCAGCTGCATTTGCCAAGTCACTTCGCACCCCTATATTGAAA AAAAAAGTCAGCGATGTCATCAAGCTCTCGGTTGGAGGAACAGTTGTGTTTGTTGGCATCAGCTTATACTTCAAGAATGAAAAGTTTTATGACACCTGGGTGATGCCCATCTTCCACTCTGTAGACCCAGAAACAGCCCACAACTTAGCAGTGATGGCAGCAAAGTACAACTTGGTGCCCGAGGCAAAGCTAAAGAAGTCAAAGTTATTG GAGCCCCCACCTCCAGCCGCCATCCCTGCCGTCAACTCCTCTCAAGGGGCGACAGGGGGTGTGTGA